In Macrobrachium rosenbergii isolate ZJJX-2024 chromosome 6, ASM4041242v1, whole genome shotgun sequence, a genomic segment contains:
- the LOC136839803 gene encoding probable inactive protein kinase DDB_G0270444, with protein sequence MSNSEQVNEIQRTSECQTEHEIQRTSECKTAHEIQRTSECQKQRMESSEQVNVKQRKKSSEQVNVKQRTKSSEQLNVKQRMKSSEQVNVKQRTKSSEQVNVKQRTKSSEQVNVKQRTKSSEQVNVKQRTKSSEQLNVKQRTKSSEQVNVKSSEQVNEIQRTSECQTAQEIQRTSECQTAHEIQQTTLKQRMKSKLKKKKQSTGFPDDLRPACRR encoded by the coding sequence ATGTCAAACAGCGAACAAGTGAATGAAATCCAGCGAACAAGTGAATGTCAAACAGAGCACGAAATCCAGCGAACAAGTGAATGTAAAACAGCGCATGAAATCCAACGAACAAGTGAATGTCAAAAACAACGCATGGAATCCAGCGAACAAGTGAATGTCAAACAGCGCAAGAAATCCAGCGAACAAGTGAATGTCAAACAGCGCACGAAATCCAGCGAACAACTGAATGTCAAACAGCGCATGAAATCCAGCGAACAAGTGAATGTCAAACAGCGCACGAAATCCAGCGAACAAGTGAATGTCAAACAGCGCACGAAATCCAGCGAACAAGTGAATGTCAAACAGCGCACGAAATCCAGCGAACAAGTGAATGTCAAACAGCGCACGAAATCCAGCGAACAACTGAATGTCAAACAGCGCACGAAATCCAGCGAACAAGTAAATGTCAAATCCAGCGAACAAGTGAATGAAATCCAGCGAACAAGTGAATGTCAAACAGCGCAAGAAATCCAGCGAACAAGTGAATGCCAAACAGCGCATGAAATCCAGCAAACAACTTTAAAACAGCGCATGAAatccaagttaaaaaaaaaaaagcagagtacCGGTTTTCCGGACGATTTAAGACCAGCATGTAGGCGGTAG